A genome region from Bradyrhizobium sp. WSM1417 includes the following:
- a CDS encoding caspase family protein: MTRWLFRVLAALGLAAGLSGFALPACAEKRVALVVGNNDYRNVPKLLKAVNDARTMGDTLKQLGFSVMLAENQSRQQFSETLLAFDRTIEPGDTAFFFYAGHGFEIAGQNYLLPTDVPAATEGQEELVRDASILADRIVERLQNKKARTSILVFDACRNNPFERKGTRAVSGGGGLAPMVQLPEGVFSVFSAGPRQTALDRLSNDDANPNSVFTRTFAKELLQPGENLVQVAQRTRRLVSEMADTVKHRQVPVYFDQMVDDVFLSGIAKDAAARPADPPAQKLAALPPVSVPRVPKDETTNAPIASFSRHNGGWSVVFSFADPTLGVSWRMAGNGDFRETGFIDTLDPRTRKRMPNPSIELPPDAQAGTIEVRYVDQSGDMQGPFPIRFDPEAALIRDQRKILDMTATSWLSFREFNGLLVYYTHLVSYRCAIREVRIGIDTAVPNQVLKMPGCDMRDPSAISAGMPLYMKLAPATQFISVELTYRDGSVSEIKSFRSANRSNN; this comes from the coding sequence ATGACGCGTTGGCTTTTCAGAGTACTGGCGGCGCTTGGCCTCGCGGCCGGCCTCAGCGGTTTCGCGCTTCCCGCCTGTGCCGAGAAGCGCGTTGCGCTCGTCGTCGGCAACAACGACTACAGGAACGTTCCGAAGCTGCTCAAGGCGGTCAACGACGCCCGCACCATGGGCGATACGCTGAAGCAGCTCGGCTTCTCGGTGATGCTCGCCGAAAACCAGAGCCGGCAGCAATTTTCGGAGACGCTGCTCGCGTTCGATCGGACGATCGAGCCCGGCGACACCGCGTTCTTCTTCTATGCCGGCCACGGCTTCGAAATCGCAGGCCAGAACTATCTGCTGCCGACGGACGTGCCGGCGGCGACGGAAGGGCAGGAAGAGCTGGTGCGTGACGCCTCCATCCTGGCCGATCGCATCGTCGAGCGTCTCCAGAACAAAAAGGCGCGAACCTCGATCCTGGTGTTCGACGCCTGCCGCAACAACCCGTTCGAGCGCAAAGGTACCCGTGCCGTCTCCGGTGGCGGCGGGCTTGCCCCGATGGTGCAGCTGCCCGAAGGCGTGTTCTCGGTCTTCTCGGCCGGTCCGCGCCAGACCGCGCTCGACCGCCTCTCCAACGACGATGCCAATCCCAATTCGGTGTTCACGCGCACCTTCGCCAAGGAGCTGCTCCAGCCCGGCGAGAACCTGGTGCAGGTGGCGCAGCGTACGCGCCGTCTCGTCAGTGAGATGGCCGATACCGTCAAGCACAGGCAAGTGCCGGTCTATTTCGATCAGATGGTCGACGACGTCTTCCTCAGCGGCATCGCCAAGGATGCCGCCGCGCGCCCGGCCGATCCGCCGGCGCAGAAGCTCGCGGCGCTGCCGCCAGTGTCGGTGCCGCGCGTGCCGAAGGACGAGACCACCAACGCGCCGATCGCGAGCTTCTCGCGCCACAATGGCGGCTGGAGCGTGGTGTTCTCCTTTGCCGATCCGACCCTCGGCGTTTCCTGGCGCATGGCCGGCAATGGCGATTTCCGCGAAACCGGCTTCATCGATACGCTCGACCCGCGCACGCGCAAGAGGATGCCGAACCCGTCGATCGAATTGCCGCCGGACGCGCAGGCCGGCACCATCGAGGTCCGCTATGTCGACCAGTCCGGTGACATGCAGGGCCCGTTCCCGATCAGGTTCGATCCCGAAGCCGCGCTGATCCGCGACCAGCGCAAGATCCTCGACATGACCGCGACGAGCTGGCTGTCGTTCCGCGAGTTCAACGGGCTGCTGGTCTACTACACGCACCTCGTGTCCTACCGCTGCGCCATCCGCGAGGTGCGCATCGGCATCGACACCGCCGTTCCGAACCAGGTGTTGAAGATGCCGGGCTGCGACATGCGCGATCCCAGCGCGATCAGCGCCGGCATGCCGCTCTACATGAAGCTCGCGCCGGCAACGCAGTTCATCTCGGTGGAGCTGACCTATCGCGACGGCAGCGTGTCGGAGATCAAGAGCTTCCGCAGCGCGAACCGCAGCAACAATTGA
- a CDS encoding AraC family transcriptional regulator encodes MYRWCTDEVEPHDRFDFWREVRAKGLFGVTVELERERRADFFGEFSLGQLGGAGLVELKASHYGVERSMTDIADAPGDSLCVYQQLGSGAWFGGMRGGDFTIANGSFATSHTDQPYRAAPLGAGGFHLRILKIPVSGLSTQDKRVRELAPRTFDDPNLAPLLDACFADLGTVAAGDDGAADTAPLVQALAHLALIERGILRPGSRLGQAALRIARLSQARRLIARHLQDPDMAPTMVADLLGVSVRHLHMLFESAAKSFSQTVTEERLNRSRRLMREAPDRLIADIATACGFDSLATYYRVFNAAYGMAPGDFRAQGPEGR; translated from the coding sequence GTGTATCGCTGGTGCACCGACGAGGTCGAGCCGCACGACCGCTTCGACTTTTGGCGCGAGGTGCGCGCCAAGGGCCTGTTCGGCGTCACCGTCGAACTCGAGCGCGAGCGGCGCGCGGATTTCTTCGGCGAATTCTCGCTGGGCCAGCTTGGCGGAGCCGGCCTGGTCGAGTTGAAGGCCTCCCATTACGGGGTCGAGCGCAGCATGACCGACATCGCTGACGCGCCGGGCGACAGCCTCTGCGTCTATCAGCAGCTCGGCAGCGGCGCCTGGTTCGGCGGCATGCGCGGCGGCGACTTCACGATCGCAAATGGCAGCTTCGCCACCAGCCATACCGACCAGCCCTATCGCGCCGCGCCGCTGGGCGCGGGAGGCTTCCACCTGCGGATCCTGAAGATTCCCGTGAGCGGCCTCTCCACGCAGGACAAGCGCGTGCGCGAGCTTGCGCCCCGGACGTTCGATGATCCCAACCTGGCGCCCCTGCTCGACGCCTGCTTTGCCGATCTCGGTACGGTTGCCGCGGGTGATGACGGCGCCGCCGATACCGCCCCCCTCGTCCAGGCTTTAGCCCATCTGGCGCTGATCGAGCGCGGCATCCTGCGGCCCGGCAGCCGCCTCGGGCAGGCCGCGCTGCGGATCGCCCGGCTCTCGCAGGCGCGACGCCTCATCGCGCGTCACCTGCAAGACCCGGATATGGCGCCAACGATGGTGGCCGACCTTCTCGGCGTGTCGGTCCGTCACCTGCACATGCTGTTCGAAAGCGCAGCCAAGAGTTTTTCGCAAACCGTGACGGAGGAACGCCTGAACCGGAGCCGCCGCCTGATGCGCGAAGCCCCGGACCGGTTGATCGCCGACATCGCGACCGCCTGCGGTTTCGACAGCCTCGCGACCTATTACCGGGTCTTCAACGCCGCCTACGGGATGGCACCCGGCGACTTCCGCGCCCAGGGTCCGGAAGGGCGTTAG
- a CDS encoding DEAD/DEAH box helicase, which yields MSFTHLGLSEKVLAAVAATGYTTPTPIQEQAIPHVLARKDVLGIAQTGTGKTAAFVLPMLTILEKGRARARMPRTLILEPTRELAAQVKENFDRYGVGQKLNVALLIGGVSFGDQDAKLTRGVDVLIATPGRLLDHTERGGLLLTGVELLVIDEADRMLDMGFIPDIERVCKLVPFTRQTLFFTATMPPEIRRITETFLHNPQKIEVSKPATTAVTVTQCQVPAGREAHEKRELLRRLLREAKDLQNAIIFCNRKRDVAVVHKSLQKHGFSVGALHGDMDQSARTAALEQFRKGELPLLVASDVAARGLDIPEVSHVFNFDVPHHPDDYVHRVGRTGRAGRSGMAISLVTPPDQKSMVAIEKLIGQSIPRAEGDFEVRTDASDASERPREQRGRERSRGGRGKPQRGRDRERSQGPSEARGEAQPSAEARSTPEARPASEARPAREARPPREARSSRDARPPREARPPREAKPSSEPRDGARQQANPSHVPSIGRPEPRRQREADSEPGDHSHLPAFLLRPVRSPAGA from the coding sequence ATGTCTTTTACCCATCTCGGACTATCCGAAAAAGTCCTCGCCGCAGTGGCGGCCACCGGTTACACCACCCCCACCCCCATTCAGGAACAGGCGATCCCTCACGTCCTCGCTCGCAAGGACGTGCTCGGCATCGCCCAGACCGGCACCGGCAAGACTGCGGCCTTCGTGCTGCCGATGCTCACCATTCTCGAAAAGGGCCGCGCCCGGGCGCGCATGCCGCGCACCCTGATCCTTGAGCCGACCCGCGAACTCGCGGCGCAGGTCAAGGAAAACTTCGACCGTTACGGCGTGGGCCAGAAACTCAACGTCGCCCTCCTAATCGGCGGCGTTTCCTTCGGCGACCAGGATGCCAAGCTGACGCGCGGTGTCGATGTGCTGATCGCCACTCCCGGCCGCCTGCTCGACCACACGGAGCGCGGCGGCCTGCTGCTCACCGGCGTCGAGCTGCTCGTCATCGACGAAGCCGACCGCATGCTGGACATGGGCTTCATTCCCGACATCGAGCGCGTCTGCAAGCTCGTCCCGTTCACGCGGCAGACCCTGTTCTTCACCGCGACCATGCCGCCGGAGATCCGGCGCATCACCGAAACCTTCCTGCACAATCCGCAGAAGATCGAGGTATCGAAGCCCGCCACCACCGCTGTCACCGTTACGCAGTGTCAGGTCCCGGCCGGGCGCGAGGCGCACGAGAAGCGCGAGCTGCTTCGCCGACTGCTCCGCGAGGCCAAGGATCTCCAGAACGCGATCATCTTCTGCAATCGCAAGCGCGATGTCGCCGTCGTTCACAAATCGCTGCAAAAGCACGGCTTCAGCGTCGGCGCGCTGCACGGCGACATGGATCAGTCGGCCCGCACGGCGGCGCTCGAGCAGTTCCGCAAGGGCGAGCTGCCGCTGCTGGTCGCATCCGACGTCGCCGCCCGCGGCCTCGACATCCCCGAGGTCAGCCACGTCTTCAATTTCGACGTTCCCCACCATCCCGACGACTATGTCCACCGCGTCGGCCGCACCGGTCGCGCAGGCCGGTCCGGCATGGCGATCTCGCTCGTCACGCCGCCCGACCAGAAGTCGATGGTGGCGATCGAGAAGCTGATCGGCCAGAGCATTCCGCGCGCCGAAGGCGATTTCGAAGTCCGCACCGATGCTTCCGATGCGAGCGAGCGTCCGCGCGAGCAGCGCGGCCGTGAACGTTCACGCGGCGGTCGCGGCAAGCCGCAACGCGGTCGCGATCGTGAGCGCAGCCAGGGGCCGAGCGAAGCACGTGGCGAGGCACAGCCTTCAGCCGAAGCACGGTCCACTCCCGAGGCAAGGCCCGCTTCCGAAGCAAGGCCCGCGCGCGAGGCAAGGCCTCCACGTGAAGCCAGATCTTCGCGTGATGCCAGGCCTCCGCGTGAAGCCAGGCCTCCGCGCGAAGCCAAGCCATCATCCGAGCCGCGTGACGGTGCGCGCCAGCAGGCCAATCCGTCGCATGTGCCGTCGATCGGCCGTCCCGAGCCGCGCCGCCAACGCGAGGCCGACAGCGAGCCGGGCGACCACTCGCATCTGCCGGCCTTTCTTCTGCGTCCGGTTCGCTCCCCAGCCGGCGCCTGA